The proteins below come from a single Mya arenaria isolate MELC-2E11 chromosome 8, ASM2691426v1 genomic window:
- the LOC128243199 gene encoding alpha-(1,6)-fucosyltransferase-like — MSLKHVLCIVASLYICISLSIFIIFIVTTDYPEDTSTSYTPDPKYEDARRETRRLSQEMWMYMDSQLKRLISQNVETDTKYIKDILAFGSHLHTAILLAHDTLEDEFEKWRNLRSNEVGRCVQEQLDSIQNPLNCSTADMFVCKLDTACGFGCQMHHVTYCLMVAYATNRTMVLVSKGWRYSKAGWDIVFRPLSKTCHENHPDVIKRMGNLTRLQIVDLNTGYHNPLALPDVLQTCIQHFHGHPRPWWVGQFVRYILRPNHNLEESLKNKEKRFTFDHPIVGIQVRRTDKLHSEASFHSLQEYMIHVKRWFDVAETKTPIVQRKVYLATDDPSLFTEAEHTYPTYSFIGDVNISISAQLSSRYTLESLKGVITDVHFLSMCDYIVCTLSSGVCRLAYEIMQTRHADASSRVKSLDDLYYFIGGAPEKWISIYNHEAQNEDEFSFNAGDTIHNYGNHWDGYSKGKHLRSGNEGLFPSYKVKNFF; from the exons ATGAGCTTAAAACATGTGTTGTGCATAGTGGCAtcgttatatatatgtatatcattaagcatttttattatttttatagtgACAACAGATTATCCCGAAG aTACGTCAACTTCTTACACCCCTGATCCTAAGTATGAGGATGCAAGGCGGGAAACAAGGAGGTTATCACAAGAAATGTGGATGTACATGGATAGCCAACTAAAACGACTGATAAGCCAAAACGTAGAAACAGAcactaaatatattaaagacATACTTGCTTTTGGCTCTCACCTTCATAC GGCGATTTTATTGGCACATGACACATTGGAGGACGAGTTTGAAAAATGGCGCAATTTGCGATCAAATGAGGTGGGCAGATGTGTCCAGGAACAACTAGACTCAATCCAG AACCCTTTGAACTGTTCGACAGCAGATATGTTCGTTTGCAAATTAGATACGGCCTGTGGCTTTGGATGCCAGATGCACCATGTTACTTATTGCCTCATGGTCGCCTATGCAACTAATCGAACTATGGTTTTGGTCTCTAAAGGATGGCGGTACTCAAAGGCTGGTTGGGATATTGTCTTTCGTCCACTGAGCAAAACATGCCACGAAAACCATCCAGATGTTATCAAAA GAATGGGAAATCTTACGCGACTACAAATCGTAGATCTCAATACGGGATACCATAATCCGCTTGCGTTGCCAGACGTTTTGcaaacatgtattcaacatttcCACGGACATCCCAGACCGTGGTGGGTGGGGCAATTTGTGAGATACATTTTGCGACCAAATCACAATCTTGAGGAAAGCTTGAAAAACAAGGAGAAGCGTTTTACATTCGATCATCCTATAGTAGG aATTCAGGTGCGAAGAACAGATAAACTTCATAGCGAAGCTTCGTTCCATTCTTTACAAGAGTACATGATCCATGTAAAGAGGTGGTTTGACGTTGCAGAAACAAAGACACCAATTGTACAACGAAAGGTTTACCTTGCCACGGATGACCCTTCATTGTTTACAGAAGCAGAACACAC GTATCCCACGTACAGCTTCATAGGTGATGTGAATATTTCTATAAGTGCCCAACTTAGCAGCCGATACACTTTAGAATCGTTGAAAGGTGTAATAACGGACGTACATTTCCTTTCTATGTGTGATTACATCGTGTGTACACTATCATCCGGG gtaTGTCGTCTTGCGTACGAGATAATGCAAACAAGGCATGCAGATGCATCCTCAAGAGTTAAGTCCCTTGACGACTTATACTACTTTATTGGTGGAGCCCCAGAGAAATGGATATCAATATACAACCATGAAGCGCAAAATGAAGATGAATTCAGTTTCAAT GCTGGCGACACTATCCACAACTACGGGAATCATTGGGACGGATACTCAAAAGGAAAACATTTGCGGTCAGGCAACGAAGGTCTTTTCCCATCTTACAAAGTCAAAAATTTCTTTTGA